The following nucleotide sequence is from Bombina bombina isolate aBomBom1 chromosome 11, aBomBom1.pri, whole genome shotgun sequence.
cacggcacactagtgtgtcacggcacactggttgaaaaacactgagatagagcatgccattttaaccaactttctaatttacttctattataaattttactttattctcttgctatttttatttgaaaaagcaggatagtaagcttaagagccggaccatttttggatcagcgcctaggtagtgcttgctgattggtggcttaatgtatccacctatcagcaagcgctacccaggttctgaacgaaaaatgagctggctcctaaccttacatttctgcatttccaaataaagatagcaaaataactaagaaaaattaatagagcagcaattttaagcaactttctaatttactcctatctgaaacatgaaggaaaaaaattgtgtttagtatccctttaattaaacattttaaattatgttctcatggtgtttactgtccattaaagggacctgaaaccccatTTTCCCCatgattctaaataaaaaaaaataaatggtatgctctaacaactttccaatttacttctgttatcaaatttgctgcagccaccagtcagcagctagctcctggtagtgcattgctgctcctaagcccacctaggtatgcttttcaacaaaggatacagagacaaGCAcatcaattagataatagaagttaaaattccatgctccatctgaatcataaagttttattttgactgtcgctttactgtacctttattttgtccctcctacAACTCACCGTGAGTTATGGATTTGCTTTATATGCTATCTTGGCAGAACATGAAAGTAAAATATCTTACTATGGTGAAGCCCTGACAAACGTGCACTCCTCCTCACCTGGATCAAGCACAACTCTCATATCCTTCCACACTGCATATTGCACGGGGCCCCTGAACTTGCCCAGGATGTGGCTGTGTAAATCTGCAAAAGGTTGCTCATCATCCATTTTCTGCATCATTCTGCACCTTGATGTGGGGCAACAGAACAGAGGTTAGGAGTGAGGATTCCGAGCGGAGAGATTATGAAGTAAAAAAAAGCACGCACCTCTTGGTCACCAAATTCACTCcctacaagttacaaaaaaaaagtatacagCATTAATGTAAACtggaaaatacaaataaatatatttttttatatataggttaaagggatatgaaacccaaaaatgttctcttgtgattcagacacatcatacgtttccaatttacttctattttcaaatttactttgttcccatgatattccgtgttgaagagatacctaggtaggtgtttggagcccATGCATGGCAGGAAatggcgctgccatctagtgctcttggaaataacattcttgcaaaaccactgccatatagtgctccagaaatgggctggctcctaagcctatgtccctgcttttcaacaaaagatatcaaacaaagaaaacttgataatagaagtaagttagaaagttgtttaaaatctcatgctctatcaaagtcatgaaatacaaattatgggtttaatatccctttaaatacaaaaatgtaatggAGAATTCTTGACAAACATAGGATCTGGGCACTTTATGACTATGGTGCGGTCAGATTACACGTAGCCCAGAgatatacaaataaaacaaaaatagaaatagatTAGAATTCTTGTAACATCTCGGTACAGTATAAGTCCAGCGCAAGCGAAACTTGTCTatgtaaacacatttaaaaaaaataatattatagcgCCTGTGGtacagaaatacacaaacacataaatatctttGGAAAACagaatactaagggctagatttatgaagccactacggcagcaagttctcactagaacttgctcgccgtgatttatcaagcaataAATAAATCCCTTAGCGGTGACTGTTTGGAGGAGCACAGTGATATTTAAATAAATGATGGAGATGCACTCCCTATAACCGTTATACCCATTGCCTCTGCTCAGGATTTGTGCTGTCCTAAGACATAGAGCTAGGAACACACCATCAGGAAGTCGGAGGGATCTTGCTGGGTCATCTTTCTGTAAGCCCTGTCAAGGGTCTCCTGCATTCCCTGACATTGTTCCCTCAGATCATGCAGCTCCTGCTCCATGTCCCTCAGAGAGTCCTCTGCTTCCTGCTCCAGCTCCCTTTGTAGTGCCTGCTCTCTGTCTAGGAGAAACCGCTGTAAGGCTGCAAACTGGGACTCCAGGTGTTTCTTCAGGGTGCGCACAGTTTCCTGTGAAGGCAGCAAACAGAATCACTTTATTCTATTTCCATTGGACGTGGCTGATGGAATATAAGTGCCCGTATCCATAGGAGAATACTATTGTATTTGCAGCAGCCACATCACACTACGTGAGAATGTAACGAAGTCAAGCACTGATACCTCTATTTATTGTATGGTTTTATAAACATCCGATTCTAATAAAACAACCCTGCAAACAAGTTCTTACCACGTGCTTGTTAATGCGCTGCTCCTGCTGAGTGCACCGTGCTCGCTGCAGCTGCAGACTGGCTTGCAATTGAGTAACAGCAGCGCTCAGCTCttcctgcagagaaaaaaaaagtggtatTTTTGGGACATAAATGCATAAACCTTTTTATGAAGACTGCTGGACCATTcttatagattatatatatttaaaaattcaggACCAGAGAAAACAATTTGGGAACCATGTATGTGAGTACGATGCACAAAAACAATTATAACTATGTACAAGCAGAGCAGCGAATTacaataaacactttaaaaaatatatttaatatatgttgaaTATGTTTAagcttaacaataaaaaaaaaaaaaaacatgcatggcTGTAGCCTGGGTCTGCAAAAGGCTTGTGCACTAAAAAGTAGTGCTAAAAACAGCACCCCCTTCAGTATGTGAGCAGTATAAACAAgtaaacctaactttaacataagaaCGACCTTAGCCTTGTGGGAAGTAGCTTTATATGTAAACTGATTGAAAAATGCATCTCATGCTGTTTAGTTATCTACATTTTTCTTTCTTAGCTTTGTTTATATTGTTGTAACTGCTATGTATAAGTTCAGACTTTGTCACCTAGGTCTATAAAATTAGACACCTTTTCATAATGGGGACATATAAAAGCATCCTGGATATACATTGACATGTTAGAACCTTCGCATCAAGAGTCCCCTTATATACCAGAGACTTTATCATCCAACAATGTGAGGAATAGTCCAGAAAACCACTCATCTTGCGTTACCAAAAGGCCTGGCTGGTGCCATAGGACTAGATCATTGGAACTTTTCTAAGCTGCCAACCATTGTGTACAGTAGAGATGTGCATGCATCAGTTGTTACAAATATGtgttataacttactttttaatatagatgtaAAAGTAAAATACCCTGCactccgctgcccacttcaaaagtcacaaACAGTTTAAATTGTTCTCCGATTactgctctagctacaacaaaagtgccatattcGGAGAGAGCTGATTGAACAACAATtcaaccgttaaagggacagtctagtcaaaattaaactttcatgattcagatagggcatgcaattttaaacaactttccaatttacttctattatctaatttgctcaattctttagatatcctttgttgaagaaatagcaatgcacatgtgtgagctaatcacacaagacctctatgtgcagcaaccaataagcagctactgagcatatctagatatgcttttcagcaagtgatatcaagagaatgaagcaaataattagataatataagtaaataagaaacttgtataaaatggcatgctctttctaaatcacaaaagaaaaaatgtggatttcatgtcccttaaactcacagaaaaattgacttttgaagtgggcagcaaagtgtggggtatttgaatttcataactatattaaaaagtaagttatagcgcatcttcgttacaactgatgaattaaagggacactaaacccaaattttttctttcatgattcagatagagaatacaattttaaacaactttccaatttacttctattatctaatttgcttcattttttttagatatcctttgttgaagaaagagcaatgcacatgggagagccaatcacaggaggcatctatgtgcagcaaccaatcagcagctactgagcccatctaaatatgcttttcaactaagaatatcaagagaatgaagcaaattagataatagaagtaaattagaaagttgtttaaaactgcatgcgctttctaaatcatgaaagaaaacatttaggtttcatgtccctttaaactccatctaaaatatcactaacattccggatctgactttaaaaaggggagagtttaccatcactttaaattggtTTGTGTTAAATTGTGCAGTTAAATTGTGTTTTGGATAGCTaatgtaacatttataaataatagaaaatgttataatattgcactgCTCCCATAATGCTACACGGCTGGCTACATAGTGCTTAATACTGCGTGTCTTACCCTGCTATATGCTAAAAAGTGATTGGTTAGCACAGTACACAAGCTTATTTACATCTGGTCTCTATCTACAACAAAGGAGAACAGGTAAACATACTTGAGATGGTGTCAAATTAATGTATCCCTGGAGAGCTCTGAAGATGCAAAAGccaacaaattttttttaaacacttaatATTTTTATGCAGATCACCTGCAATACAAATGCACTATTACTAAAATATGCTACCCATATACAAATGCCCTTGGAGTAAATCATACACACATATCTAAACACCTTGAACTGGGAAGGCTATATAAAATACGTATATTAGAATCTTTTCCAATTCTTACTGTGCCACACAATAGAACAAACAGCAAACCAAAGACATACTATAAAGGATGCTTTACCCTCTTCTAAAGACACAAAATACTTATTACacgaataaaaaaggaaaaaaaatcttcaatgcactttttttaataattttccattttaattaaattttcttTTGCCCCCAGAGAGACTGAAGTTCATTCCGTGAAATGCAGAAGCCTGACCCGCCTACATGCTCCGGGGTCAGCTTAAATGGCCAAATCAAAGggagtaagagaaaaaaaaaaaaaaaaaaaaaaaaagaggattttcAAGGGGCGTGCCCAGGGCCTGCCAAAGTTtacaaaaagatttattttttatatgcagaTCTTTGGCACTGCATTAAATAATTTCTGTTGCATACCTAAAAAAATggcaaatgttcctttaagtataaaaaAGGAGTAACCTACTGGATCACCTCCGCACTCGGCTGCTAGTGAAGTTCAGGCCTTGCTCATACTTACTCTGCATTTTTTGACATTCTCATGTAATGATCTACTGTTGCTCTCAGCAGATTTTTCCAAAGGACAATAATTGTCATATTGTGATGTTTCTCCCTCGACTAAGTGATTTTTAGTCTCTGATATTCTTTTGTTAAACATTAGGGTCTCCATAGTGTGAAGGGCGAGCCTCCCTAGGGCCTGGTTGGGCAAGGATCTTTGGCCAAGGAGCAGTTTTAAGCAGTAGGGACAGCGCTGGTTGGCTCTTATGGAGGACAGACATGAGCGGCAGAAGTTATGTCCACAGTCAAGGAGCACAGGGTCAGAGAAGATGTCGCTACATACTGGACATATCAGCTCCTCTGGGAGGTCATGTTGCGCTGTATGAGAAGGCAACATCCTGGGTTTCtgcaaccaaataaaaaaaaatactttagattaaagaaaaaaaaaaaaaaaaaaaactatatgtttCTAAATGCACCTAAAATGCGCAAAACTGTTAAATACAATCAGCAAAGAATTAATCAGCAAAGGTAGTGGCACAAACTCTGCCGAATGGGTAAGCATCTATTTCAACTCAGGacaagcagttctctgtggctctacAGGGGTACTTTAACTTTGTGTTAgtaacctctttgcaggggttaaacacggtAGCAGGGTTGctaatgttaaaatgacatgctttgatGAATTAGAGCACGTAATTGTCCATTATAATGGACCTTTTAAGGAATATTGTACATAAAAAACTACTACTATCAGATGTTGGTTTACATTGATTAcgataatttttgtttaaaaaacaatcaGTGAAAACCTCACCCATACTTCAAACAGACTTCATGACGGTCACTTTTACCTTATTGTTCCGAGCCACTTTGTCTGTGTTCATCAAACCAAACCGCTCCAGGATATCAGGATTACATCCAAAAGTCCTCTTTGCTTCTGCCCCATTCAAAGGTACCAAGCGCCTCCTGTTCACCCACTCTTCATGAGGAGGGTCAGCTGTGGGAAGGCTAGTGCTTTAGATAGTGGCATGTTCTCAAGATATGTTCcaatattattatatacagtatacatagaaatatatctatacacaaatatataaacgtaaatatatatgtagctATTTTTATACAGCACAAATTGAAGCTTAAATTTGTACTTTTCATAGACGTAAGCAAAAGAAtcacacactatatggccaaaagaatGTGTAAACCTGACCATCACTCCTATATGAGCATGTTGGACATCCCTATGCAACACTTTGGGTATTAATATACTGTTGCACCCTCCCCTCTTTGCGTCACTAGCAGCCGCAACTCTACTGGAAAGGTTTTCCACAATATTTTGGAGAGTGCCTGTGGAAATTTCTAGTTCGCAATCTGCTTTCCAATTCAttcaagggggccgatttatcaactgccGAATGCAGCCATATGCTGATGTTTCCgcacaagtcttcaggctcgccggaaacaggagttaagaagcagcagttttaagaccattgctcctttattgtccgccacctctgaggcgacagacagcaatcaccccgatcggattgacaccccctgctagcggtcaattggccgcaaatctgcagggggcagtattgcacaagcatttcacgagaaatgcttgtgcaatgatatttaTTGATGTGCTGCGGACATTATCCGCTACTGCAGATAATTTGGCCCCAAGGTGTTTAAAGGGGGTTGAGGTCAGATCACTGAGCAGGTCATTTAAATTATGACCAAAAGTGAAAAAGGAAGAGCAATAGCCAAGGTAGGTTATTTGCTAAAGAGGGACAAGACTGCACTCAAAGTTTGAAGCgtatttattacaaaaaaagacAAATGGAGCAGGGTTATATACCTATTCCCCACACACAAACAACTAATGCATGtacaaaatactatttaaaacaacccatcaaaaaaagcaaacaacagtaTAAAGAGACAATCAAAATCCCCCCACATGATAGCATGTATGTACACTGTCCGTGAACGGCATAGGTATACCGGGCCCTTAAATGTTCTTAGAACCACTCTGTTAGGATATGGCACTTGAATACAAAGAAAGGCCGTTTTCAAAGTAGTAACCACGGGCACATAGTGTAATACAACATGCTCCGTGATCCAGGCACTTGATGTGAAAAGCGCCCTCGTTCCCAAAGAGAGTCTTAATCCAATGTGACTGAAAAAGGCAGGCAGCAGATTGTGTGTAACGATGGGGAAAGTCTGATTGCTAAAAAAACTCAGGCTACTGCCGGGAATACCGGACTCCGCTGTATGAGATACCAATGCAGAGTGCGGGGTGGCAAGACAAAAGAAGCCACTCACTAACTTCTTATTGAATAGTCCTACGACTGGGTGCTTCCAAAGAGCCTCTTCTGTGCAGGATCCAGGCAATATAATTGCGGCATCTTCACTTGCACCATTTGAAACACCTGCCTTGTGTTGGACTGCAATCCTCCAATGATAGACCAGCAACTATGTAATCAAAGCTCCAGcattacgcgtttcacccctcccacACTGGACTGGATACGGGGCTTCGTCAGATATGCAACCTTGTCCCTATTTAGCAAATAACCTACCTTGGCTATTGCTCttccttttttatttaaagtgtTGATTTACACAGACATATGGTTAAAAGTTGTAATTCTGGAGCAGGACCAATGACAGTATCTGCACCCAAAGTATTATGCTACACCGTCAACTAGAAAATTCCTTAAGACATACATTCTTTATATCGCACATAAAAATCCTCTGTCTTGTCTTGTTCACTTCTTCGGGTTCCAACCACAAGCACCAAGCCTAGAGAGGAGGCAAATAAAATACTGAATTAAACCAAGAAAAATTCCAAGTCATCTAATTGTCATGGGTATTAttattaaaggtatagaaaggtaaaaaattaaatgtacatgggtgcatttcaatttgaaatagtagcaactttgtaatatacttccattagcaaaaatgcttctaataaaagttactactgttttttctgtagcatatgtacatatcctgtgagggtccatacaacagtatttaaacaccacaccttctcagagtcagcagtagcttgtatgacacaaatgatgtcttcaaaGAAGCAATAAACAGCACTAAGACCTCTCAGTATATATAGCACACAAGgatctcacaggatatgtgtgtatgccgctcgAAAACAGGTATAACTTCTACTAGAagcaaatggaagtatattgcaaaaatgcttatattttaaaatttaaatacacccatgcacatttgcTTTcagacctttatatccctttaaaaactttaCTACCATAGTGTCAGGTAAAGTGCTGCagcaaaatattgcaaaaaaagttcAATATAAAAAGGTCAGACCAAAATGTAAAATGTTAAAgacaaagggacagattacaagtgaagtgccaAAATGCAAGTAGTAtggagttaaagagacagtcaacacaacaccagaattgttgttgtttaaaaagatagataatccctttattacccattccccagttttgcaaaaccaacactgttatattaatacactttttacttctgtgactaacttttatctaagcatcttctgaccgcccctaatcacatgacttttagttattatctattgacttgcattttagccaattagtgcagtgcctgCCACGGCTGTgaccacaatgctatctatatggcctacatgagcttgctctcccctgctgtgaaaagtaaataaaatagaggcggccttcaagggcttagaaattatcatatgtgcctccctaggtttgctttcaactagaataccaagagaacaaaacaaaatagttgataaaagtaaattggaaagttgtttaaaattagatgccatatttgaaaaattaaagttttctttggacttgactgtccctttaacttcactggAGTGAAGTCCATACTGCTTATGCTCAGATTACATGTCAAAGGTTAATAGATATTGTGTGCACGGTAGTTGTaataaaaaaattgtggaaaaCACCACTGGGGCATGGAACCACAGACTTGCCAAGTCCTCGTCTGCTATTGTATGCACGGTAGTTATGTTGGAGAATGGAGCGGTGTCATTTCGCTCAGACAATAGATTTCTATAAGGTGCAGGCACCATAATTATTCATGTCAGCGCAAATACCATCAGGTACAAAGGTTCAAGTACTAGAGTTGTCCATTTAGTTCTCTGCTATACACTTTATAtacaagacacatacacacacctttgaCCCCTTCCCATTCTCACCCCTCGTCATATACATTGTCTCTTTAACCCttccccaaaacatttttttctttattaactaTTGTTAATAAAGAATTAACTCTCATTCATTTCtacatcattttaaagggatataaaaccctaaCATTGTCTTTCACAATTCGGATAGAGCATAGAATTGTAACACTATAATGAGAGTCAGTGGTCGTTTAACAGGCCCTCTTATCTGCCCTCGTCTATGACGCAGGTCTTGCCAACGCAATATAGCTACACGCTTCCAGAAGTGAGGCATGCAGTACTAGCAAAGCTTTGCCAACAACCAACTCCTTAGCGACCGTGCAACATACAGGGTgtgtcagtcgttaaggggttaaacaaattggcaatatgcttctattatctaatttgctttgttctcttggtatcatttgcttaaaagcatacctaggtaggctcaggtgctgggagctagctgcggaatggtggctgcacacatatgcctcttgtcgttggcttactgatgtgttcagctagctcccagtgttgCATTGTTCCACCTTTaataaagtatgcaaagagaattaagcaaaattgataatagaaatacattagtaagttgtttaaaattgtatgctctatttgaatcatgaatgagaacttttgagtttcatgcccctttaaagggacatgacaactcAAATGTTTCTTTGgtaattcagacagggcatacaataaaaaaaaagttttcattttacattgattattaaatttgttttattcccatggtattctttgttgaagagacacctaggtaggtatctggagcattcttgcaaaattgctgacgTATAATGCTCCAAGCTTTCTaaacttacatctctgcttttcaacaaaagataccaagaaaatgaagaaagtgtgataatagaagtaaaataaaatagcatgttctatttaaatcatgaaataaaatggttAAATTCTCATGTCCCTATAATGTTTAGTtgcaaaacattttcttttcttgATTAAAAAATAACCTACAATTTATGAAAAagtttttacttctattttcaagtttgctttgttcttgtgatattctttgtttaaaaggctACCCAGGTAGGTATAGCAAGTACATACCTAGAGCACTGTATAGCAACCAGTTGTCATCTAGTGCTTATACAAATGTATACAATTCTTAAAAGCATTGCTGCACAACTGTTTccatagtgctccagacgtgcacgctcctaaacttacCTACCTGTTtatcaatgaaggataccaaaagtaaacttacattgaaaagttgttaaaatatTAAACTCTAAGGGGTGTATTTAACCCATTGACTGCAAAAAAAAGACAACTGcagaagattattattattattagcggttatttgtagagcgccaacggatTCCCCAGCGCTTAGATCTCTCAGGCAGCCAACAGGTTaacaagtaattaaagggacattctggtcaaaatttaaatgcaaataaATGAATTCCACTTTTGAATAGAAAATTATTTGCACCATACACGtagtcaaaaatgcttctagtaaaagttatcactctttTAGTCATTTTTTTCCTctacatgtgaagcatagctagatatggtcagtgcaccagcattttaaatattgcagctgcccagaacaccagtggggctggtatgtcagcaattaacaaattgagttattaccagatgatacaagcaccttaggatctCTGAGCTAAGTGATgcgcttaaaatgctggtgcacggtgcatacttaaatacacttgaaaaaagttatagattttattagaagcgtacaaaatgcatccat
It contains:
- the LOC128641633 gene encoding zinc-binding protein A33 encodes the protein MEPEAPGIGGKTCLCLTGDNTWRLVLVVGTRRSEQDKTEDFYVRYKESDPPHEEWVNRRRLVPLNGAEAKRTFGCNPDILERFGLMNTDKVARNNKKPRMLPSHTAQHDLPEELICPVCSDIFSDPVLLDCGHNFCRSCLSSIRANQRCPYCLKLLLGQRSLPNQALGRLALHTMETLMFNKRISETKNHLVEGETSQYDNYCPLEKSAESNSRSLHENVKKCREELSAAVTQLQASLQLQRARCTQQEQRINKHVETVRTLKKHLESQFAALQRFLLDREQALQRELEQEAEDSLRDMEQELHDLREQCQGMQETLDRAYRKMTQQDPSDFLMGVNLVTKRFCCPTSRCRMMQKMDDEQPFADLHSHILGKFRGPVQYAVWKDMRVVLDPDLSSPHLDPDTAHPDLLLSESRQSIIFSPGSSLSHPSPARFNQYLVALGIPRYKSGKHYWELEIGQNTECDLGVALESISRTNHFTLAPTDGCWVCSVRHGQRFIAFDSSIQVFMPQEKLQRIGVYLDYDRGQVSFYNADGMRHLYTFTSCFTGNLCAYVSPCCVTNAQCGSQLIRVNRNHL